CCGCCTGCTGGAGGGCATTGCGAACTTCCGGTTCGGGCCGGCGGAACTGGATTTCCTGGCCCGCACAAAGGTGGTGAACGAGCAGACGCTGGAGTACTTGGCGTCCTACCGTTTTACCGGTGATATCTGGGGCTATCCGGAGGGCGAGGCCTATTTCCCGTACTCCCCCATCCTCATCCTCGAGTCCACCTTCGCCGAAGCCTGCATTCTGGAGACCTACCTGCTTTCGGTCCTCAACCACGACAGCGCCATCGCGTCCGCCGCCTCGCGGATGGTCAGCGCCGCCGGCGGCCGCCCCTGCATCGAGATGGGTTCCCGGCGCACTCACGAGGAGGCGGCAACCGCGTCCGCGAGGGCAGCCATCATTGCCGGGTTCGACAGCACGTCCAACCTTGAAGCCGGCATCCGCTACGGGGTCAAGACAGTGGGCACCGCCGCCCACTCCTTCACGCTCCTGCACGACACGGAGCGGGACGCTTTCGAGGCACAGATCGCGTCCCTCGGCGAGGGCACGTCCCTCCTGGTGGATACGTACGACGTCGAAAAGGCCGTACGTGCGGCCGTGGACTTGGCGGGCCCACGCCTGGGCGCTGTCCGGCTTGATTCCGGGGACCTTGTGGCGCAGGCCCAGTGGGTGCGCCAGCTCCTGGACCACCTGGGCAACGAGAACACCAAGATCGTGGTCACCTCGGACCTTGACGAATTTGCGATTGCCGCGCTGCAGTCCGCGCCGGTGGATTCCTACGGCGTAGGGACGTCGCTGGTCACAGGATCCGGGGCCCCCACCGCCAGCATGGTCTACAAGCTGGTCAGCCGCACGGACAACGACGGGAACTTCGTCTCCGTGGCCAAGGCCGCCAAGAACAAAGCCAGTGTGGGCGGCCGCAAGTACGCCCTGCGGAAGCTGGACGAACGGGGCATTGCCACCTCCGAGGTGGTGGGCGTGGGCCGCCGGCCGGAGGATGACGGCAACGACCGTCCGCTGCTGCACCAGTTCATGAAGAACGGCGAACTGATGCCGGGCTGGACCGGCCATGAAGGCGTGGTCCGTGCCCGCCGCCGCCACGCCGAGACCATGGCTGAACTGCCCGCCGTGGTCAACCGCCTCCAGCGCGGGGAAGCAGCCATTCCCACCAGTTACGAGGAGAACTGATGTCCCGGGCCCTGATCATCGTCGATGTCCAGAACGATTTCTGTGAAGGCGGCTCCCTCGCCGTCGCCGGCGGCGCGGAAGTGGCCGGCGCCATCAGCGAATACGTGGACGCGCACCACAACGAGTTCGACCACATCGTGGCCACCCAGGACTGGCACATCAATCCCGGCAGCCACTTCTCCGATACCCCCGACTTCGTTGACAGCTGGCCGCCCCACTGCGTGGCCGGGACCCGCGGAGCCGAGCTTCACCCGGACCTGGACACCGAGTACATCGAGGCCTATTTCCAGAAAGGGCAGTTCGCTGCCGCTTATTCCGGCTTTGAGGGGTTGCAGGCACCTGAGGACGCCGTTCCCACCGGGGAGCGGCAGCCCGGCGCGCTGCCTGGTGCCGGCGAGGCGGACCGGCTCACGCCGGACGAAGACGCCATCGGTTTGGACGACTGGCTGCAGAGCAACGACGTCGAGGAGGTGGTGGTGGTAGGCATCGCCACCGACTACTGCGTCAAGGCCACCTCGCTGGATGCCGTGCAGGCAGGCTACTCCGTAACGGTCATCCGCTCCCTGACAGCGGGAATTGCCGATGACCTGGAGGAAACAATCGCCGAGCTGGAACTCGGCGGCGTGGACGTTTCCTGACCGGGCCTGTACGGGCCCGGGCAGCATTTTGTCCCCGGTTGCAGGGGCAGCTACTTGCGGCCGACGAACCAGTCCTGAAGCTTCCGCAGCCGGGACTGCAGCTGTTCCTCGTTCGCCTGGGCAACGGGCGGGCCGCCGCACACCGTGCGCAGCTTGGTATGCACCACCCCGTGGGGCGTGCCGGTCCGGGCTGACCAGGCCGCCACGTTCTTGGCCAGTTCGTTCCGGAGGTCCATCAGCAGCCGGTGGTCCGGGACCGCGGGCGCAGGAGCGGCCGCGGGAGCCTTCCGGTTCTTGCGGTTGAGCTGCTCATGCTGGCGCTGCCGCAGGAGTGTGCCCACCTGTTCGGCGTCCAGCAGCCCGGGAATGCCCAGGAAGTCCAGTTCGTCCTCGGAGCCCACCTCGCCGCCGGTCCCGAACTCGCCGCCGTCGAACAGGACACGGTCAAACGACGCCTGGGAGTCCAGGGCCTCGAACTTGCCCTTGGTCAGGCTGTCGGAGGCCTTGTCCTCGCGGTTGGCCTCGGCCATGAGCGAGTCTTCGGGATTGAACAGCCCGTCCCCGTCCTCCTTCTCCGGCCGGTCCAGGGCGTGGTCCCGTTCGGCCTCCATGGAGTTCGCCAGCGCCATGAGCTGGGGAACCGAGGGCAGGAAGACCGACGCCGTCTCCCCCCTTTTGCGTGCGCGCACGAAGCGACCCACAGCCTGGGCGAAAAACAGCGGGGTTGAGGTTGAGGTGGCGTAAACCCCCACAGAAAGGCGCGGAACGTCGACGCCTTCAGACACCATGCGGACGGCCACCATCCACCGTTTCTCGCTGGCGGTGAATTCCTCAATCTTGCTCGAGGCCTTGGCATCATCGGACAGGATGACGGTGGGCGACTCCCCCGTGATCCTTTTCAACTGTCCGGCGTAGGCGCGGGCGTCCTCGTGGTCCGTGGCGATCACCAGGCCGCCGGCATCGGGGACGGTGCGGCGCACTTCACTCAGCCGTTTGTCAGCCCCGGCCAGTACCGCCGGAATCCATTCACCTGCCGGGTTCAATGCCGTGCGCCATGCGTGGGACGTGATGTCCTTGGTCACCGCGGCCTCGCCGAGCGACGCCGCCATTTCCTCGCCGGCGCTGGTCCGCCAGCGCATCTGGCCGGAGTACGCCATAAACATCACCGGCCGGACCACGTGGTCCCGCAGGGCGTTGCCGTAGCCGTAGGTGTAGTCCGCCCTGGAGCGGCGGATGCCGTCCCGGTCCTCCGCGTACTCAACGAAGGGAATCGGGGAGGTGTCTGAGCGGAACGGCGTTCCGGTCAGCGAGAGCCGGCGCACCGCAGGATCAAACGCCTCGCGCAGGCCGTCGCCCCAGGAAAGTGCCTCACCGCCATGGTGGATCTCATCCAGGATCACCAGGGTCCGCGCGGCCTCAGTCTTAGCCCGGTGCAGCAGGGGCTTGCTGGCCACCTGGGCATAGGTGACGGCGACGCCGATGAAACCTCGGCCGTGCTGGCCGTCGGAGTTCTTGAAGTTGGGGTCGATGGCGATGCCAACCTTGGCGGCCGCGTCCGCCCACTGGCGCTTCAGGTGGTCAGTGGGCGCCACGATGGTCACGCGGTTCACCGTTCCGGAGTCGATCAGCGTGGATGCGACACGGAGCGCGAACGTGGTCTTACCGGCGCCGGGGGTGGCCACCGCCAGGAAGTCCCGCGGAGTTGTCCTCAGGTAGAGGTCCAGGGCTTCCTGTTGCCAGGCACGGAGTTTCGGGGCGGTTCCCCAGGCTGCGCGTTCCGGATAAGCCGGAGGCAGGGTGGGGCCGCCAAAGAGCGTCTCCGTCACTATTTGTTGTTGCCTGAGTCCCCTCCGGGACCCTTGCCGCCGTCGTTGCCCGGGCGGAGGCCGTCATAGACCTCTTTGCACATGGGGCACACCGGGAACTTCTGCGGATCCCGGCCGGGCGTCCAGACTTTGCCGCACAGGGCGATGACAGGCTCCCCGGTCAGCGCGGACTCCATGATTTTTTCCTTGCGCACGTAGTGCGAAAAGCGCTCCCGGTCCCCGGGCTCCACCTCTTGGCGCAGTTCCTCGCGCTCAATGGTGGCTGTGGACGTTCCAGCCCCGGAAAGCTCGCGCATCGGGTCGTTTTCGAGAGGGTCCGTCATGCTAGTCATGCGATCCATCTTAGCCGTTCCGGCGGCCGGACGTTCGACGCCGGGGGCTGCTGCCGCGCCGCCCGGAACCTGCCGCCGTCGTACTTTCCCGCTTGGTTGCCGGGCGCGGTGGCGGCGGTCAGAGGCCCTGCCAGGCAGGTTTGTTGTCGTAGGTGTGGCGGTAAAAATCCGCCAGCTTCAACGCCGAGGCGGCAGCTTCGTCCAGCAAAACGGTGGTGTGGGGATGGAACTGCAGCACCGATGCCGGGCAGATGGCAGCCACCGGCCCTTCAACAAATTCCCGCACTGCTCGCGCCTTTTGCGCCCCCGTTGCCACCAGGATCACATGCCTGGCTTCCATGATGGTGCCCAGCCCCTGGGTGAGGACGTGGTGCGGGACCTCGGCGAGGCTGTTGAAGAACCGTGCGTTGTCCCGGCGTGTCTGTTCGATGAGGCTTTTGATCCGCGTGCGGGAGGCGAAGGAGGATCCGGGCTCGTTGAAACCGATGTGGCCGTCGGTGCCCACGCCCAGGAGTTGCAGATCGATGCCGCCCGCTGCAGCGATGGATTCCTCGTACGCCTGGCAGGCGGCGGGGATGTCAGCCGCCGTCCCGTCCGGGCCGTGGACGTGCTCCGGGGAGATGTTCACCCGGTCGGTGAACTCGCGCCGGATCACTTCACGGTAGGACTCCCGGTGGCCGGCGGGCAGGCCAACGTACTCATCCAGGGCAAAGCCGTGGGCCCGGCTGAAGTCCAGGCCTCCCCGGTCATGGCGGGCGGCCAGCTCATCATAGATGGGCAACGGCGAGGACCCGGTGGCCAGGCCGAGGACAGCGTCCGGTTTGTGCCGGAGCAGCTCCTCGATGGCGTCGGCTGCCAGCTTGCCGATCCGTTTGCTGCCGTTGAGGATAACGATTTCCATCTTGTTCCTTCCGGGGCCTTTTCAGCGGTTGACGGTGACCTGGGCCAGCAGCTCCGGCCCGCGGGCGTCCAGCCATTTCCCGCCCAGCCGCACACCGGTGACAAAAAGCGCAAGCCCCAGCAGGAGCCCCGCACCGAGGTTCAGCCAGCCGAAAAGACTGTTTCCGGTGGCCAGCTGGGCAACCAGGAGCGCCGCCTCGGGCAGGACCAGGACAAACAGAATTCCCATCCCGGCGAACTGCACCGCAAGGGTCTGGCCCACGTTTCCGGGCGGCTTCTTGAACGGACTGTCCCCAGGCAGCGGAACGGCCACTGTGTAGCGGGCCGACACCACGGAGGACAAACCCAGCCCCGTAAAGAGGATCCCCAGGCTCAATCCCAACTGGCCGGGCAAGGAAGCCCAGTCCGCGGTGAATGCGGCGCAGCCTATGGCGAACACCAGGACCACCGGAAGGGCGAAGGCCAGGCAGGCGAGTGCCCGGCCCAGCCGGTCGTCCACGCCCCGGACGCCGCTGGCCAGGTGCAGCGCGAAGGCGGTGTTGTCATAGGAGACATCGGCGGAGATGGACCAGGCCAGGATAAACGCCGTCAAGGGCGCCAGGAAGGCAAGGGTGCTGAAGTCGCCGGTCCGGGCGCCTTGGAACACCAGCAGCACGGGGAGCAGCGGTACCACAACGAGTGAGCCGGAGTAGCGGGGATCGCGGATCCAGTACGTGAGGGACCGGGCCATTACGGCGCCGGCGGGAACAGCGGGCAGGAGCCCGAACAGGCCCAGCTTTCCGGCCTTGCGCTTGCTGGCGCCGGAGTAGGGCGGGTTTACCAGGGCCCGTTCCAGCAGCAGTTTCCAGCACCAGGCCAGTCCGGCCAGGACTGCAACGGACATGAGCAGCTTCAGGGCGGCCGCTCCCGGCCGGCCGGCGTCGACATCCCCCGCGATCGACCACGGAGCACCCAGCGGAGTCCAGGACATCGTCTCTGCGAACTCCGGCAGGAAGCCGGCGGAGGCGGAGATTCCGCGGCTCAGTCCCGCCACGATCGGG
This genomic interval from Arthrobacter sp. SLBN-100 contains the following:
- a CDS encoding DUF3039 domain-containing protein, producing the protein MTSMTDPLENDPMRELSGAGTSTATIEREELRQEVEPGDRERFSHYVRKEKIMESALTGEPVIALCGKVWTPGRDPQKFPVCPMCKEVYDGLRPGNDGGKGPGGDSGNNK
- a CDS encoding DEAD/DEAH box helicase, coding for MTETLFGGPTLPPAYPERAAWGTAPKLRAWQQEALDLYLRTTPRDFLAVATPGAGKTTFALRVASTLIDSGTVNRVTIVAPTDHLKRQWADAAAKVGIAIDPNFKNSDGQHGRGFIGVAVTYAQVASKPLLHRAKTEAARTLVILDEIHHGGEALSWGDGLREAFDPAVRRLSLTGTPFRSDTSPIPFVEYAEDRDGIRRSRADYTYGYGNALRDHVVRPVMFMAYSGQMRWRTSAGEEMAASLGEAAVTKDITSHAWRTALNPAGEWIPAVLAGADKRLSEVRRTVPDAGGLVIATDHEDARAYAGQLKRITGESPTVILSDDAKASSKIEEFTASEKRWMVAVRMVSEGVDVPRLSVGVYATSTSTPLFFAQAVGRFVRARKRGETASVFLPSVPQLMALANSMEAERDHALDRPEKEDGDGLFNPEDSLMAEANREDKASDSLTKGKFEALDSQASFDRVLFDGGEFGTGGEVGSEDELDFLGIPGLLDAEQVGTLLRQRQHEQLNRKNRKAPAAAPAPAVPDHRLLMDLRNELAKNVAAWSARTGTPHGVVHTKLRTVCGGPPVAQANEEQLQSRLRKLQDWFVGRK
- a CDS encoding isochorismatase family protein, translating into MSRALIIVDVQNDFCEGGSLAVAGGAEVAGAISEYVDAHHNEFDHIVATQDWHINPGSHFSDTPDFVDSWPPHCVAGTRGAELHPDLDTEYIEAYFQKGQFAAAYSGFEGLQAPEDAVPTGERQPGALPGAGEADRLTPDEDAIGLDDWLQSNDVEEVVVVGIATDYCVKATSLDAVQAGYSVTVIRSLTAGIADDLEETIAELELGGVDVS
- a CDS encoding transporter, whose translation is MVAHLLRLKLTLLRNGLRRSPWQLVGMAFAGLYALGLVAMLVLVLVLLRRADHELVQTAVVLGGSAAILGWGIIPVVASATDMTLDPARFTTFAIPMKQMLAGLALGGLIGIPGLATTLVALATVVTWSRGVLPSLAALVGAVLGVLTCIVLSKVVTTATARLAASRRFKDVSGIAFMVPLVLLGPIVAGLSRGISASAGFLPEFAETMSWTPLGAPWSIAGDVDAGRPGAAALKLLMSVAVLAGLAWCWKLLLERALVNPPYSGASKRKAGKLGLFGLLPAVPAGAVMARSLTYWIRDPRYSGSLVVVPLLPVLLVFQGARTGDFSTLAFLAPLTAFILAWSISADVSYDNTAFALHLASGVRGVDDRLGRALACLAFALPVVLVFAIGCAAFTADWASLPGQLGLSLGILFTGLGLSSVVSARYTVAVPLPGDSPFKKPPGNVGQTLAVQFAGMGILFVLVLPEAALLVAQLATGNSLFGWLNLGAGLLLGLALFVTGVRLGGKWLDARGPELLAQVTVNR
- the nagB gene encoding glucosamine-6-phosphate deaminase; the encoded protein is MEIVILNGSKRIGKLAADAIEELLRHKPDAVLGLATGSSPLPIYDELAARHDRGGLDFSRAHGFALDEYVGLPAGHRESYREVIRREFTDRVNISPEHVHGPDGTAADIPAACQAYEESIAAAGGIDLQLLGVGTDGHIGFNEPGSSFASRTRIKSLIEQTRRDNARFFNSLAEVPHHVLTQGLGTIMEARHVILVATGAQKARAVREFVEGPVAAICPASVLQFHPHTTVLLDEAAASALKLADFYRHTYDNKPAWQGL
- a CDS encoding nicotinate phosphoribosyltransferase — translated: MSTSAGWDHPRTSFYTDHYELTMLQASLHSGAAHRKSVFEAFARRLPDGRRYGIVAGTGRLLEGIANFRFGPAELDFLARTKVVNEQTLEYLASYRFTGDIWGYPEGEAYFPYSPILILESTFAEACILETYLLSVLNHDSAIASAASRMVSAAGGRPCIEMGSRRTHEEAATASARAAIIAGFDSTSNLEAGIRYGVKTVGTAAHSFTLLHDTERDAFEAQIASLGEGTSLLVDTYDVEKAVRAAVDLAGPRLGAVRLDSGDLVAQAQWVRQLLDHLGNENTKIVVTSDLDEFAIAALQSAPVDSYGVGTSLVTGSGAPTASMVYKLVSRTDNDGNFVSVAKAAKNKASVGGRKYALRKLDERGIATSEVVGVGRRPEDDGNDRPLLHQFMKNGELMPGWTGHEGVVRARRRHAETMAELPAVVNRLQRGEAAIPTSYEEN